The Paeniglutamicibacter sulfureus genome includes a region encoding these proteins:
- a CDS encoding NAD(P)H-hydrate dehydratase, translating to MSTRIDRKGGDPTPVTPSLLRDWPLPAPGEDKYSRGTVLVIGGGRTTPGAAVLAGTAALRAGAGKLTLAVAESVAVQVGVALPECGAMGLPENANGSVTGEGLDRISSALDRADTILVGPGLDDLDLAEELLRRLLEREHSADMSEVASRPAIVVDAYALAGLPKLEERLEPLRGRLILTPNMHEAEILLGRGLKDLESDVMSIARRFDAVVSCQGVIAGSPGDGSGNAELWRITTGYGGLGTSGSGDVLAGAIAGVRARGTSGPQAACWGSHLHAAAADRLASKLGPLGFLARELADELPALMLELNT from the coding sequence ATGTCCACCCGCATTGATCGCAAAGGCGGGGATCCCACGCCCGTGACACCGTCGCTGCTGCGCGACTGGCCGCTGCCGGCACCCGGGGAAGACAAGTACTCCCGCGGCACGGTCCTGGTCATCGGCGGCGGACGTACGACGCCCGGGGCCGCGGTGCTTGCCGGAACCGCGGCACTTCGTGCAGGTGCCGGAAAGCTCACGCTGGCAGTCGCCGAGTCCGTGGCAGTGCAGGTGGGAGTGGCGCTGCCGGAATGCGGGGCCATGGGCTTGCCGGAAAACGCCAACGGGTCCGTTACTGGAGAAGGGCTGGACCGGATTTCCTCGGCCCTGGATCGGGCCGACACCATCCTGGTCGGTCCCGGTTTGGACGATCTGGACCTGGCCGAGGAGTTGTTGCGCAGGCTGCTCGAGCGTGAGCATTCGGCCGATATGTCGGAAGTCGCGAGTCGGCCCGCCATCGTCGTCGACGCCTACGCGTTGGCCGGGCTGCCCAAACTCGAAGAGAGACTGGAGCCGTTGCGGGGCCGGCTCATCCTGACCCCCAATATGCATGAGGCGGAAATCCTGTTGGGCCGGGGACTGAAGGACCTGGAATCCGATGTGATGTCCATAGCCCGCCGTTTCGACGCGGTGGTGAGCTGTCAAGGCGTGATCGCAGGGTCCCCCGGAGACGGGTCCGGGAACGCCGAACTGTGGAGGATCACGACGGGATACGGGGGGCTGGGGACATCAGGAAGCGGAGACGTTTTGGCAGGTGCCATCGCCGGGGTCCGGGCACGCGGAACCAGCGGCCCCCAAGCCGCCTGCTGGGGAAGCCACCTTCACGCGGCCGCAGCCGACCGCTTGGCCAGCAAACTCGGGCCTCTTGGATTCCTGGCGCGTGAACTTGCCGATGAACTCCCCGCGCTGATGCTGGAACTAAACACCTGA
- a CDS encoding xanthine dehydrogenase family protein molybdopterin-binding subunit: protein MSELIESKAISTDLRRLDGLAKVRGTAPYAFDQEVENPAYLYPVQATIARGKVSRIDTGDAEALEGVIAVITHLNAPKLAQTDDAEYTVLQGPEVGFRGQFVGAVIADSFETARHAAGLVAVEYEADEHDALLRSDHPGLYAPEEVNGGFDTDTAEGDVEAALAEAAVVIDHVYTTPAEHNNPMEPHATVAVWEGGALTLYDSTQGVHPVRKTIAPIFGLEPENVRVIAPHVGGGFGSKGLPHAHVILAALAAQCSNGRPVKFALTRQQMFSLAGYRTPTIQHVRLGATEDGRLTAICQDVVEPTSRIKEFAEQTGVPARMMYASPNRKTTHRLAKLDIPVPSWMRGPGECPGMFGPEVAMDELAEACGLDPIELRVRNEPQIDPDSGKPFSSRHLLECLAKGAERFGWDRRNARPGSREEDGWLVGLGVASSTYPFSRVPENTARIRFNVDGNYAVQIGAADLGTGTWTTLTQIAADALDCPIERIRLEIGDTSLPVASVAGGSSGTASWGGAIIAAAAAFRNQHGDKPEAGAQAQAQGMKDPDTERYAMHSFGAQFAEARVHADTGEVRVSRMLGVFSAGRIINPRTARSQFIGGMTMGIGMALHEDGVMDARFGKVMNHDLAEYHIPANADIEDVDAIWLEETDHRAGPLGARGIGEIGIVGAAAAIANATYNATGIRVRELPLTPDKFLS, encoded by the coding sequence ATGTCTGAATTGATCGAATCCAAGGCCATCAGCACCGACCTGCGTCGCCTTGACGGCCTTGCCAAGGTGCGCGGCACCGCGCCCTACGCCTTTGACCAAGAGGTGGAGAACCCTGCCTACCTCTACCCGGTGCAGGCGACCATCGCGCGGGGCAAGGTCAGCCGGATCGACACGGGTGATGCCGAGGCCCTTGAGGGCGTGATCGCCGTCATCACCCATCTCAACGCTCCGAAGCTGGCCCAGACCGACGATGCCGAATACACCGTGCTGCAGGGCCCCGAGGTGGGTTTCCGCGGCCAGTTCGTGGGCGCGGTGATTGCCGATAGCTTCGAAACCGCGCGTCACGCGGCCGGATTGGTGGCCGTGGAATACGAGGCGGACGAGCACGACGCCCTGCTGAGATCCGACCATCCGGGCCTCTATGCACCCGAAGAGGTCAACGGAGGGTTTGACACCGATACCGCCGAAGGCGACGTCGAGGCAGCGCTCGCCGAGGCCGCAGTGGTCATTGACCACGTCTACACGACCCCGGCCGAGCACAACAACCCCATGGAGCCGCACGCCACCGTGGCGGTGTGGGAGGGCGGTGCGCTGACCCTGTACGACTCGACCCAGGGTGTGCATCCGGTGCGGAAGACCATTGCGCCGATCTTCGGATTGGAACCCGAAAACGTCCGTGTCATTGCACCCCATGTGGGCGGCGGCTTCGGATCCAAGGGACTGCCGCACGCACACGTGATTCTGGCAGCCCTGGCCGCCCAATGCAGCAATGGCCGGCCGGTGAAGTTCGCCCTGACCCGCCAGCAGATGTTTTCTCTCGCGGGCTACCGGACCCCCACCATCCAGCATGTGCGCCTGGGCGCCACCGAGGACGGCCGTCTCACCGCGATCTGCCAGGACGTGGTGGAGCCGACGTCCCGGATCAAGGAGTTCGCCGAGCAAACGGGCGTGCCGGCACGGATGATGTACGCGTCGCCGAACCGCAAGACCACCCACCGCCTGGCCAAGTTGGATATCCCCGTCCCGTCGTGGATGCGCGGGCCAGGGGAATGTCCTGGCATGTTCGGTCCGGAAGTTGCCATGGATGAATTGGCCGAGGCCTGCGGGCTGGACCCCATCGAGCTGCGGGTCCGCAACGAACCGCAGATCGATCCGGATTCCGGGAAGCCGTTCTCCAGCCGCCATTTGCTGGAGTGCCTGGCCAAGGGGGCCGAGCGCTTCGGTTGGGACCGGCGCAATGCCCGGCCGGGCAGCCGGGAAGAAGACGGTTGGCTCGTGGGGTTGGGCGTGGCCAGTTCGACCTACCCGTTCTCCCGCGTTCCCGAGAACACCGCGCGGATTCGCTTCAATGTCGACGGCAACTATGCGGTGCAAATCGGTGCGGCGGATCTGGGCACCGGTACCTGGACCACGTTGACCCAGATCGCGGCTGACGCGCTGGATTGCCCGATAGAGCGAATACGGCTTGAAATCGGCGACACCTCCCTGCCCGTTGCCTCGGTGGCCGGCGGGTCCTCGGGCACCGCGAGCTGGGGAGGTGCGATCATCGCCGCAGCCGCGGCCTTCCGCAACCAGCATGGCGACAAGCCGGAGGCCGGGGCGCAGGCGCAGGCCCAGGGGATGAAGGACCCGGACACCGAGCGCTACGCGATGCATTCCTTTGGCGCGCAATTCGCCGAAGCCCGCGTGCACGCGGACACCGGGGAGGTGCGGGTCTCGAGGATGCTCGGGGTGTTCTCCGCCGGACGGATCATCAACCCCCGCACGGCGCGCTCCCAGTTCATCGGCGGCATGACCATGGGAATCGGCATGGCGCTGCACGAGGACGGCGTCATGGATGCCCGGTTCGGGAAAGTGATGAACCACGACCTGGCCGAATACCACATACCCGCCAACGCGGACATTGAGGACGTGGATGCCATCTGGCTCGAGGAAACCGACCACCGCGCCGGTCCCCTCGGGGCGCGGGGGATTGGTGAAATAGGCATCGTGGGTGCGGCGGCGGCCATAGCCAACGCCACCTACAATGCCACCGGAATCCGGGTTCGCGAGTTGCCGCTGACCCCGGACAAGTTCCTTTCCTGA
- a CDS encoding MerR family transcriptional regulator, translating into MSLERGSTMVIGDPGARGVYAISVAAELVGMGQQNLRLYERAGLLEPGRTEGGTRRYSDNDIVILRRIAELLALGLNLSGIRVALALEAENTALRQELSRYSDGADDAEPAAQP; encoded by the coding sequence TTGAGTCTGGAAAGGGGATCGACCATGGTCATCGGGGATCCAGGGGCGCGCGGGGTCTATGCCATCTCGGTCGCGGCCGAGCTGGTGGGGATGGGGCAGCAAAACCTGCGACTGTACGAACGGGCGGGACTGTTGGAGCCGGGACGCACCGAAGGAGGAACCCGCCGCTATAGCGACAACGACATAGTGATCCTGCGAAGGATTGCCGAACTCCTTGCCCTCGGCCTCAACCTTTCCGGCATCCGTGTGGCCCTGGCCCTCGAGGCGGAAAACACGGCCTTGCGTCAGGAACTCTCACGGTACAGCGACGGTGCCGACGACGCGGAACCTGCAGCACAACCCTAG
- a CDS encoding alpha/beta fold hydrolase — MSTIAATNGGNRETASKTFIKTFIGPDIVPGVLLGVGLGLVVGGILLHRRTDSAVPRGTGRGRGPRFHVAGRPGTQVHVHSEGTGPDTYVLIHGIGVSSRYFRPLAKELARTATVHNIELPGHGSTPKPRRTLSVPDYARAVWDALDELGADRPILVGHSMGCQIAVEMVNMRATAAPRLVLLGPTNYPPERGFWLQALRLGQDTLREPWRINAVVLSDYIFRCRPPWYFRTVPAMLSNHIENGMANVQVPVVVVRGIKDPIVPAAWTSALAHLAPQGSMAQIDDESHVMMYRSAAEVAALCRAPASHGSSRPGDARRKSGAAI; from the coding sequence ATGTCCACAATTGCTGCAACGAACGGCGGCAACCGGGAAACTGCGTCCAAGACATTCATCAAGACATTCATTGGGCCCGACATCGTTCCCGGTGTCCTCTTGGGTGTGGGTCTTGGCTTGGTCGTCGGCGGAATCTTGTTGCACCGACGGACGGACTCGGCGGTGCCCCGAGGGACTGGCCGCGGCCGTGGTCCGAGGTTCCATGTGGCGGGACGGCCCGGCACCCAGGTGCACGTGCATAGCGAGGGAACCGGCCCGGACACTTATGTCCTGATTCACGGCATCGGCGTCTCGTCGCGCTATTTTCGCCCGCTCGCCAAGGAATTGGCACGCACCGCCACGGTCCACAACATCGAATTGCCTGGCCACGGAAGCACGCCGAAACCACGTCGAACCTTGAGCGTGCCGGATTACGCACGCGCCGTGTGGGACGCCCTTGACGAATTGGGGGCAGATCGGCCCATCCTGGTCGGGCACTCCATGGGGTGCCAGATAGCAGTGGAGATGGTGAACATGCGCGCGACTGCGGCTCCCCGCCTCGTGCTGCTGGGGCCCACCAATTACCCACCCGAGCGCGGATTCTGGCTCCAGGCCCTCCGGCTGGGGCAGGACACCCTCCGCGAGCCATGGCGGATCAACGCCGTCGTACTGAGCGACTACATTTTCCGTTGCCGCCCGCCCTGGTACTTCAGGACAGTTCCAGCGATGCTTTCGAATCACATCGAAAACGGAATGGCCAATGTGCAGGTGCCCGTGGTGGTTGTCCGCGGGATAAAGGATCCAATCGTCCCGGCAGCATGGACCTCCGCCCTCGCGCACCTAGCGCCGCAGGGCTCGATGGCGCAGATCGACGACGAGAGCCACGTCATGATGTACCGTTCCGCAGCCGAGGTTGCAGCGCTGTGTCGCGCGCCGGCTTCGCACGGTAGCTCCCGACCCGGCGATGCACGGCGGAAATCGGGTGCCGCAATTTGA
- a CDS encoding FAD binding domain-containing protein → MKPFEYRRAEDPADAVAAVAGEPDAMFLAGGTNLVDHLKLGIANPDLLVDISRLPLNGVEELPDGRVRIGATVRNSDLAAHPLIRERYRVLSQALLAGASGQLRNMATTGGNLLQRTRCLYFQDVTTPCNKREPGTGCSAIGGYTRNHAILGASEACVAVHPSDMAVAMAALDAEVVVRGPSGERNIPLAGFHRLPGDKPERDTVLEHGELVTAVLLPPATQSHSAYRKVRDRASYAFALVSVAAVVSMNGDGTIREVRMALGGVAHKPWRAERAEAILRGAQASEENFRRAAEAELESASALGDNAFKIPMARNTMVAVLREVTGGISNV, encoded by the coding sequence ATGAAGCCCTTCGAGTACCGGCGTGCCGAGGACCCGGCCGATGCGGTGGCCGCGGTGGCCGGAGAACCCGACGCCATGTTCCTGGCAGGGGGCACCAACCTCGTGGACCACCTGAAGCTCGGCATTGCCAACCCGGACCTGCTGGTCGATATCAGCCGGCTCCCCCTGAATGGCGTGGAAGAGCTGCCCGATGGCCGCGTGCGGATCGGCGCGACGGTGCGCAACAGCGACCTTGCCGCCCATCCACTCATCCGGGAACGCTACCGGGTGCTTTCCCAGGCACTGCTGGCCGGGGCCTCCGGCCAATTGCGCAACATGGCCACCACCGGAGGGAACCTGCTCCAGCGCACCCGGTGCCTCTACTTCCAGGACGTGACCACCCCGTGCAACAAGCGCGAGCCCGGTACCGGCTGCTCGGCCATCGGGGGTTACACCCGCAACCACGCCATCCTCGGTGCCTCGGAAGCCTGCGTGGCCGTCCACCCCTCGGACATGGCGGTCGCGATGGCGGCACTGGATGCCGAGGTCGTGGTCCGGGGACCAAGCGGGGAACGCAACATTCCGCTGGCGGGGTTCCACCGGCTTCCCGGCGACAAACCGGAACGCGACACCGTCCTGGAACATGGGGAGCTGGTCACCGCGGTGCTGCTGCCGCCGGCCACGCAGAGCCACTCGGCATACCGGAAGGTGCGGGACCGCGCCTCATACGCCTTCGCCCTGGTGTCCGTGGCTGCAGTGGTTTCCATGAACGGGGACGGAACCATCCGCGAGGTCCGCATGGCGCTGGGGGGAGTGGCACACAAGCCCTGGCGGGCAGAACGCGCCGAGGCGATCCTGCGCGGGGCGCAGGCCTCGGAGGAGAATTTTCGCCGGGCAGCCGAGGCGGAACTTGAATCGGCCTCGGCGCTCGGGGACAACGCCTTCAAGATACCCATGGCCCGCAACACCATGGTGGCCGTGCTGCGCGAGGTCACCGGAGGGATAAGCAATGTCTGA
- a CDS encoding GNAT family N-acetyltransferase — protein sequence MFVIQNNTEAQRYEFFEAGSRIGFVQYEMHEKQMWVLYTEMRRKFKSAARANRAMGFILEDARRSRIEVVPFCPAFRVFMCQNPVNPALVPEEWHERVDGAINGEQDEPDRAVLKYIRFTGSPWRKSSAAQAAALAS from the coding sequence GTGTTTGTGATCCAGAACAATACCGAGGCTCAGAGGTACGAATTTTTTGAGGCCGGAAGTCGTATTGGATTTGTGCAGTACGAAATGCACGAGAAGCAGATGTGGGTGCTCTACACCGAAATGCGGCGCAAGTTCAAGAGCGCTGCTCGGGCGAATAGGGCGATGGGTTTCATCTTGGAGGATGCCAGGCGCAGCCGAATCGAGGTGGTTCCGTTCTGTCCCGCCTTTCGGGTGTTCATGTGCCAGAACCCGGTCAATCCCGCGTTGGTGCCGGAGGAGTGGCACGAACGGGTCGACGGTGCGATCAATGGCGAGCAGGACGAGCCCGATCGGGCGGTATTGAAGTACATCCGCTTCACCGGGAGCCCTTGGCGAAAATCATCAGCTGCGCAAGCTGCAGCCCTCGCCTCCTAA
- a CDS encoding cation:proton antiporter, translated as MFEPPSIVFAAAGVAVFAAAVLPRILRKVPVSMPMVFLGAGLLAFTAIGTLPDPDPVKYGEFTTHLTEICVIVSLMGAGLALDRPVGWRRWSTTWRMLGVAMPLCIAGLALLGLWVLGLGLAAAVLVAAALAPTDPVLASEVQVGEPADDDSEADQEDEVRFGLTSEAGMNDGLAFPFVYLAIALSMAGAASPAEWIPQWFAVDVLWRIGIGILAGLGTGKLLGRIFFTARHGSIRLAEHSEGFVALAATFLAYGVTEMVEGYGFVAVFICAVTIRAAEHTHGYHRVLHSYVEQLERLMTVIILVLLGGAIARGLLHGIGWAEVLVALAFLLLIRPVAGWIGLAGGRTGPRDRIALSFFGVRGIGSLYYLGYALGEGNFEGQAERLWAIVGLVVTLSIVLHGVSAGPVMTSLDRLRERRAQQQFGDQGQAPTV; from the coding sequence GTGTTCGAACCTCCCAGCATTGTCTTCGCCGCGGCGGGGGTCGCCGTCTTCGCCGCCGCTGTGCTGCCGCGGATACTGAGAAAAGTCCCGGTATCCATGCCGATGGTCTTCCTTGGTGCCGGGCTACTGGCCTTTACCGCGATCGGAACCCTGCCGGACCCCGATCCGGTCAAGTACGGGGAATTCACCACGCACTTGACCGAAATCTGCGTCATTGTCTCGCTGATGGGTGCTGGCCTGGCCCTTGACCGTCCCGTGGGCTGGCGGCGGTGGTCCACCACTTGGCGGATGCTGGGTGTGGCGATGCCGTTGTGCATCGCGGGCTTGGCATTGCTGGGGTTGTGGGTACTGGGGCTCGGGCTGGCGGCTGCCGTGCTGGTCGCCGCCGCTCTTGCGCCCACGGACCCGGTATTGGCGTCAGAAGTCCAGGTCGGGGAACCAGCGGATGACGATTCAGAAGCCGATCAGGAGGACGAAGTCCGTTTCGGGCTCACGTCCGAAGCCGGAATGAATGACGGACTGGCCTTCCCTTTCGTGTATTTGGCCATTGCACTCAGCATGGCCGGGGCTGCTTCCCCGGCGGAATGGATTCCGCAGTGGTTCGCCGTGGATGTGCTGTGGCGGATCGGCATCGGAATCCTGGCGGGCCTTGGAACCGGAAAGCTGCTGGGGCGGATCTTCTTCACGGCAAGGCATGGCAGTATCCGTCTGGCTGAGCATTCGGAGGGGTTCGTGGCCTTGGCGGCAACGTTCCTGGCCTATGGCGTGACCGAGATGGTCGAAGGTTATGGCTTCGTCGCCGTCTTCATCTGCGCGGTCACCATCCGGGCCGCCGAGCACACCCACGGCTACCACCGGGTGTTGCATAGCTACGTCGAGCAGTTGGAACGACTGATGACAGTCATCATCCTGGTCCTGCTCGGTGGTGCCATCGCGCGGGGGCTGTTGCACGGCATCGGGTGGGCGGAAGTGCTGGTGGCCCTCGCTTTTCTTCTTCTTATCCGGCCGGTGGCGGGCTGGATTGGTCTTGCCGGAGGCAGGACCGGTCCGCGGGACCGCATCGCGCTTTCGTTTTTCGGCGTTCGTGGCATCGGTTCGTTGTACTACCTGGGCTACGCGCTGGGGGAAGGGAACTTCGAGGGCCAGGCCGAGAGGCTGTGGGCGATCGTCGGTTTGGTTGTGACACTGTCCATTGTCCTGCACGGGGTTTCCGCCGGACCGGTCATGACCTCGCTGGACCGACTCCGCGAACGGCGTGCCCAGCAGCAGTTCGGGGACCAAGGACAGGCCCCGACCGTCTAG
- a CDS encoding 2Fe-2S iron-sulfur cluster-binding protein: protein MDVQITLIVDGAERSLTVDTRTTLLDALRDRLAVTSPKKGCDHGQCGSCTVLLEGRRVTSCLVLAVAQDGADVTTAQGLGEGEQLHPMQEAFLDRDGFQCGFCTPGQVCSAVGMLREAAQGHPSHVTADAGAPVELTDEEIRERMSGNLCRCGAYVNIVAAIRDVTAKEAASTTGVAAPAPKGSAGS, encoded by the coding sequence ATGGACGTTCAGATCACCCTGATAGTAGACGGTGCCGAGCGGTCATTGACCGTTGACACCCGCACGACCCTCTTGGACGCCCTGCGGGACAGATTGGCGGTCACGTCTCCCAAGAAGGGCTGCGACCACGGCCAGTGCGGCTCCTGCACGGTGCTGCTCGAGGGACGGCGCGTGACCTCCTGCCTGGTGCTCGCCGTGGCCCAGGACGGCGCGGACGTGACCACGGCCCAGGGGCTGGGCGAGGGAGAGCAGCTGCATCCCATGCAAGAGGCCTTCCTGGACAGGGATGGTTTCCAGTGCGGGTTCTGCACCCCCGGGCAGGTTTGTTCCGCCGTGGGAATGCTGAGGGAAGCAGCCCAGGGCCACCCAAGCCACGTCACCGCAGATGCCGGCGCCCCGGTGGAACTCACCGATGAAGAGATCCGTGAACGCATGAGCGGGAACCTTTGCCGCTGCGGCGCCTACGTGAACATCGTTGCCGCCATCAGGGACGTGACGGCGAAGGAAGCGGCGTCCACAACCGGCGTCGCAGCCCCGGCACCGAAGGGAAGTGCAGGATCATGA
- a CDS encoding Hsp20/alpha crystallin family protein, with product MLMRTDPFREIDRLAQQVLGTSARPTTMTMDAWRDGDTFEVQFDLPGVSPDSINLDVERNVVTIRAERPDVDENVEMLAAERPRGVFSRQLVLGENLDTENIQASYDSGVLSLRIPVAEQAKPRKIAITSKDGERQAIRS from the coding sequence ATGTTGATGCGAACAGATCCTTTCCGTGAAATCGACCGGCTCGCCCAGCAGGTTTTGGGGACCTCAGCCCGACCGACCACCATGACCATGGACGCTTGGCGTGACGGCGATACCTTCGAGGTTCAGTTTGACTTGCCCGGGGTCAGCCCGGACTCGATCAACCTGGACGTGGAACGCAATGTGGTGACCATCAGGGCCGAACGCCCGGATGTGGACGAGAACGTGGAGATGCTTGCCGCCGAGCGGCCTCGGGGCGTGTTCAGCCGCCAGCTGGTCCTGGGAGAAAACCTGGATACGGAGAACATCCAAGCCAGTTACGACTCCGGCGTGCTGAGCTTGCGCATCCCGGTGGCCGAGCAGGCCAAGCCGCGCAAGATTGCCATCACCAGCAAGGACGGGGAGCGCCAGGCCATTAGAAGCTAG
- a CDS encoding DUF4383 domain-containing protein: protein MTSHTARTGTERTNVQKAALAVGAVFLLVGILGFVPGITSNYDQLSFAGHDSDAMLMGVFQVSILHNVVHLLFGIGGIAMARTPGTAKNYLLWGGVVYLVLWIYGLLIDHDTEANFVPVNDADNWLHLVLGLGMVALALLLTRTADAGTRRPGHGDPHKNL from the coding sequence ATGACCAGCCACACTGCACGTACAGGCACAGAGCGCACCAATGTCCAGAAGGCGGCATTGGCCGTCGGCGCAGTCTTTCTACTCGTCGGGATCCTGGGATTTGTTCCTGGGATCACCTCCAACTACGACCAACTTTCCTTCGCCGGCCACGACTCCGACGCAATGCTGATGGGCGTGTTCCAGGTTTCCATCCTGCACAACGTCGTTCACCTGCTCTTCGGCATCGGAGGCATTGCAATGGCCCGAACCCCCGGCACGGCCAAGAACTACTTGCTGTGGGGCGGGGTGGTTTATCTCGTGTTGTGGATCTACGGGCTGCTCATCGACCACGACACGGAGGCCAATTTCGTGCCGGTGAACGATGCAGACAACTGGCTGCACCTGGTCTTGGGTCTGGGCATGGTTGCCCTCGCCCTGTTGCTGACCCGCACCGCGGATGCGGGCACCCGCAGGCCCGGACACGGAGATCCCCACAAGAACCTGTGA
- a CDS encoding histidine phosphatase family protein has translation MNEGGLTDAVQEAGAVELLLIRHGESEGNVAATAARLAGAEVIEVPARDADVYLSGTGQEQATALGAALARVDDDVRPDTVVSSPYTRAKQTAEIAVQTANWPLTVRTDERLRDRELGILDRLTRLGVDRRFPEEAERRLWLGKLYYRPPGGESWADVALRLRSVLEELNRLGSGRRVMLVCHDAVIMLFRYILEGMSEEELLDLAASTSILNASITRYVRPSGSGPWTLESFNVTDHLIEQGVTVTEHAGDTNVHPH, from the coding sequence TTGAATGAAGGTGGGCTGACGGACGCTGTGCAGGAAGCGGGAGCGGTGGAGTTGCTCTTGATCCGGCACGGAGAGAGCGAAGGCAACGTTGCTGCCACCGCCGCGCGCCTGGCCGGCGCGGAGGTCATCGAGGTCCCCGCGCGGGATGCCGACGTGTATTTGTCCGGCACCGGGCAGGAACAGGCCACGGCGTTGGGAGCCGCACTGGCCCGGGTCGATGACGATGTCCGGCCCGATACGGTGGTGTCCTCGCCCTACACACGAGCCAAGCAAACAGCGGAAATCGCTGTGCAGACAGCCAATTGGCCGCTGACGGTGCGCACCGATGAACGGCTGCGGGACCGCGAGCTGGGCATCCTGGACCGGCTGACGAGGCTGGGTGTGGACAGGCGTTTCCCGGAGGAAGCCGAGCGGCGGCTCTGGTTGGGCAAGCTGTACTACCGGCCTCCAGGCGGGGAGTCGTGGGCCGATGTGGCGCTCCGGCTGAGATCCGTCCTGGAGGAGCTGAACAGGCTCGGAAGCGGACGAAGGGTGATGCTGGTATGCCATGACGCGGTGATCATGCTATTCCGATACATCCTGGAGGGCATGTCGGAGGAAGAGCTTCTGGACCTTGCCGCAAGTACGTCCATCCTCAATGCCTCGATCACACGTTACGTGCGTCCCTCGGGCTCCGGGCCGTGGACATTGGAGAGCTTCAACGTTACCGACCATCTCATCGAGCAGGGCGTGACGGTTACCGAGCACGCAGGAGACACCAATGTCCACCCGCATTGA